A window from Cryptomeria japonica chromosome 1, Sugi_1.0, whole genome shotgun sequence encodes these proteins:
- the LOC131045009 gene encoding probable LRR receptor-like serine/threonine-protein kinase At1g67720, giving the protein MALIILLFTSATSSKRRLPRNRTSQVFIGNHEVAELNFPSYLYCRGLHSMINFSAMDTPDIRLSPLQGSDVGPFINAAKLYQTVNINNRTDVRDVSPLHHWMCDIVLAIRKIETISNVPDDWTAGDPCLPVGFPLTGVICNKESSPRVIIVNLTNMGITGDIPASIANLTALTQLLLGNNNLSGPITELSTLKNLTTLQLQNNQLTGDIPSSLEKLPMLNELFLENNNLNEAVPAGLIKPGLNLRVHPQNKTSDKKNSKGRWIIGLAVGYKDDPNEFQKLAVEYTEEDIKAATNSYSTFIGKGGFGSVLYGRLSGNDVAVKMLSTDSFQGKQEFRNEVFPFLPNTEFFIKYNNFIHPLLLFQPKFPTYILVLVFLAPGPARLEKPLNWQTRVDIVFQAAEGLLYLHEGCSPPNIHRDIKCSNILLDKRMFAKIYDFGLSKLLDNNQSYITTNVKGTFGYLDPEYFGTSSLNEKSDVYSFGVVLLEIISGVPPKEEIVETAKELLSRGRLTDLMDSSLGGRYSLESAWKVAEIAYTCVELRPINRPTMNTVVRELAEAKALILDDSSESGYALTASSNALEMPQLR; this is encoded by the exons ATGGCACTTATTATTTTGCTCTTTACTTCTGCAACATCATCAAAGAGACGACTTCCACGGAACCGCACGTCCCAAGTATTCATTGGCAATCATGAAGTAGCGGAGCTAAATTTTCCTTCATATCTATATTGCCGAGGCTTACATTCCATGATAAATTTTAGCGCAATGGATACTCCCGACATTAGATTGAGTCCGCTACAAGGATCTGACGTTGGCCCATTCATAAATGCAGCTAAACTATATCAAACGGTAAACATCAACAATAGGACAGATGTCAGAGACG TCAGTCCGTTGCATcattg GATGTGTGACATAGTTCTTGCTATTAGGAAAATAGAAACTATATCGAACGTTCCAGATGATTGGACAGCAGGAGATCCGTGCTTGCCCGTCGGTTTTCCATTAACCGGTGTTATCTGCAATAAGGAATCTTCCCCACGAGTGATTATTGT GAATTTAACAAACATGGGTATCACCGGCGACATCCCTGCAAGCATAGCCAACTTGACAGCATTAACTCAATTG ctGTTAGGAAACAATAATCTATCAGGCCCTATTACAGAGCTTAGTACATTGAAGAACCTTACAACATT GCAACTGCAAAATAATCAACTGACTGGAGACATTCCGAGTTCATTAGAGAAGCTTCCCATGTTAAATGAGCT ATTTTTGGAGAACAATAATTTAAATGAAGCTGTGCCAGCTGGTTTAATTAAGCCTGGATTAAACCTTCG AGTTCATCCTCAAAATAAAACTTCAGACAAAAAGAACAGCAAAGGAAGATGGATTATAGGACTTGCTGTTGGCT ACAAAGATGATCCAAATGAGTTTCAAAAACTGGCGGTTGAATATACTGAAGAAGATATTAAAGCAGCTACAAATAGCTATTCTACCTTCATTGGTAAGGGAGGGTTCGGATCTGTGCTTTATGGTAGACTTTCAGGGAATGATGTTGCAGTGAAGATGCTTTCAACGGACTCATTTCAAGGAAAGCAAGAATTCCGAAATGAAGTTTTTCCTTTCTTACCGAATACGGAGTTTTTCATCAAATACAACAATTTTATTCATCCTCTACTTCTATTTCAGCCCAAATTCCCTACTTACATTCTGGTGCTTGTCTTCTTGGCTCCAG GCCCAGCCAGACTAGAGAAACCGCTTAATTGGCAAACCAGGGTCGACATTGTTTTTCAAGCAGCAGAGG GTTTGCTATACTTGCATGAGGGTTGTAGTCCTCCAAACATACACAGAGATATTAAGTGCAGTAATATTCTTTTGGATAAAAGAATGTTCGCCAAGATATATGACTTTGGTCTATCGAAGTTGTTAGACAACAACCAAAGTTACATAACAACTAATGTCAAGGGCACCTTTGGCTACCTTGATCCTGA ATATTTTGGAACATCATCGTTAAATGAAAAGAGTGATGTCTATAGTTTTGGTGTAGTTTTGTTGGAGATTATTTCTGGAGTACCTCCTAAAGAGGAAATAGTTGAAACG GCAAAAGAATTGCTTTCACGCGGAAGACTAACAGACCTAATGGATTCTTCGCTTGGTGGCCGATATAGTTTAGAATCTGCATGGAAAGTTGCAGAGATTGCATACACTTGTGTGGAATTAAGACCAATAAATCGACCCACAATGAATACTGTTGTAAGAGAACTAGCAGAAGCTAAAGCACTTATATTGGATGATAGCAGTGAATCCGGATATGCTTTGACTGCATCGTCAAATGCACTTGAAATGCCCCAACTTAGGTAG